A stretch of the Streptomyces sp. NBC_01428 genome encodes the following:
- a CDS encoding UvrD-helicase domain-containing protein — protein sequence MPARITRPDQLKELLGIPFTPEQTECITAPPAPQVIVAGAGSGKTTVMAARVVWLVGTGQVAPEQVLGLTFTNKAAGELAERVRKALVKAGVTDPDVIDPDNPPGEPVISTYHAFAGRLLTDHGLRIGLEPTSRLLADATRFQLAARVLREAPGPYPALTRSFPDLVGDLLTLDSELSEHLVRAEDLRAHDAELLRTLEGAKLSNADLRKVPEAAAARRELAELVGRYRAAKRERDLLDFGDQIALSATLARTRPEVGEILRDEFRVVLLDEYQDTSVAQRVLLAGLFGGGTGHPVTAVGDPCQAIYGWRGASVANLDDFPEHFARSDGRPATRQSLSENRRSGGRLLDLANGLAEPLRAMHAGVEALRPAPGAERDGLVRCALLRTHAEEIAWLAESIAHLVRTGKAPGEIAVLCRTATDFAEIQGALVARDIPVEVVGLSGLLHLPEVADLVAVCEVLQDPGANASLVRLLTGPRWRIGPRDLALLGRRARLLVSHARVGADEDPDHRLAAAVEGVDPAEVISLADALDTFLETPFETPGDDDGLPFSPDARVRFARLAAELRDLRRSLADPLMDVLHRVLAVTGLEVELSASPHALAARRRETLSNFLDVAASFAAGDGEASLLAFLGFLRTAAQYEKGLDNALPGGENTVKVLTAHKSKGLEWDVVAVPGLVNGTFPSSQGREKWTAQGKVLPHTLRGDADTLPDIEAWDARGIKAFQEAMKEHQHTEELRLGYVTFTRPRSLLLGSGHWWGPSQKRPRGPSDFLHALYDHCAAGHGEIEAWADEPAEDEENPALHEGSADHAWPLPLDDAALTRRRAAAETVLAHLERVASHGDAHPATSGHRPTATHDPASHDDPEWPPPSEDDEETDPFAYEEDDLPEDDSTRDGLPEGPFPESDDSDWDSWTTERPGDRPAGHGTGRPTVPHQGHAPAVDARRHPEEPGAEHLTPEEARTLASWDRDLDALTGELLRARASVTDVPLPASLTASQLLRLASDPDAFAQELARPMPRPPQPAARRGTRFHAWVESRFEALRLPMLEPDELPGSDAEIADERDLEALKDAFERTPYAHRTPYRVEAPFQLAIAGRVVRGRIDAVYKDGDGDGTTYEIVDWKTSRERTADPLQLAVYRLAWAERQGVPLEAVTAAFVYVRGGEVVRPGRLLDRAALERLLTEDPAALSDGAPGEPPDEHASVGS from the coding sequence ATGCCCGCCCGTATCACCCGTCCCGATCAGCTCAAGGAGCTCCTCGGGATCCCGTTCACCCCGGAGCAGACGGAGTGCATCACCGCGCCGCCGGCCCCGCAGGTGATCGTGGCCGGCGCCGGTTCGGGCAAGACCACGGTGATGGCGGCGCGCGTGGTGTGGCTGGTCGGCACCGGACAGGTCGCCCCCGAACAGGTCCTCGGCCTGACGTTCACCAACAAGGCGGCCGGCGAACTCGCCGAGCGGGTCCGCAAGGCGCTCGTCAAGGCGGGGGTCACGGACCCGGACGTCATCGACCCCGACAACCCGCCGGGTGAGCCGGTCATCTCGACCTACCACGCCTTCGCGGGCCGTCTGCTCACCGACCACGGCCTGCGGATCGGGCTCGAACCGACGTCACGACTGCTCGCCGACGCCACCCGCTTCCAGCTCGCCGCCCGCGTGCTGCGCGAAGCGCCGGGCCCCTACCCGGCGCTGACCCGCTCCTTCCCCGACCTGGTCGGCGACCTCCTCACCCTCGACTCCGAGCTGTCCGAACACCTCGTGCGAGCCGAGGACCTGCGCGCCCACGACGCCGAACTGCTGCGCACCCTCGAAGGCGCCAAGCTCAGCAACGCGGACCTGCGCAAGGTCCCCGAGGCCGCCGCCGCCCGCCGGGAACTCGCCGAACTGGTCGGCCGCTACCGAGCCGCCAAACGCGAACGCGACCTCCTCGACTTCGGCGACCAGATCGCCCTCTCCGCCACCCTCGCCCGCACCCGGCCCGAGGTCGGCGAGATCCTCCGCGACGAGTTCCGGGTCGTCCTCCTGGACGAGTACCAGGACACCTCGGTCGCCCAACGCGTGCTGCTCGCCGGACTCTTCGGCGGTGGCACCGGGCACCCCGTGACGGCGGTCGGGGACCCCTGCCAGGCGATCTACGGCTGGCGCGGCGCCTCGGTGGCCAACCTCGACGACTTCCCCGAACACTTCGCCCGCTCCGACGGACGCCCCGCCACCCGCCAGTCGCTCAGCGAGAACCGCCGCAGCGGCGGCCGCCTCCTCGACCTCGCCAACGGCCTCGCCGAGCCGCTGCGCGCCATGCACGCGGGCGTGGAGGCGCTGCGGCCCGCCCCCGGAGCCGAGCGCGACGGCCTCGTGCGCTGCGCGCTGCTGCGCACCCACGCCGAGGAGATCGCCTGGCTCGCCGAATCCATCGCGCACCTCGTACGCACCGGCAAGGCGCCCGGCGAGATCGCCGTGCTGTGCCGCACCGCCACCGACTTCGCCGAGATCCAGGGCGCCCTCGTCGCCCGCGACATCCCCGTCGAGGTGGTCGGACTGTCCGGGCTGCTGCACCTGCCCGAGGTGGCCGATCTCGTCGCCGTCTGCGAAGTCCTGCAGGACCCGGGGGCCAACGCCTCCCTCGTCCGTCTGCTCACCGGACCGCGCTGGCGGATCGGCCCACGCGACCTGGCCCTCCTCGGACGCCGGGCGCGCCTGCTCGTGTCCCACGCGCGCGTGGGGGCCGACGAGGACCCGGACCACCGGCTCGCCGCCGCCGTCGAGGGGGTCGACCCGGCCGAGGTGATATCGCTCGCGGACGCCCTCGACACCTTCCTGGAGACCCCCTTCGAGACCCCGGGGGACGACGACGGGCTGCCCTTCTCGCCGGACGCGCGCGTGCGGTTCGCCCGCCTCGCCGCCGAACTGCGCGACCTGCGCCGCTCCCTTGCCGACCCGCTGATGGACGTCCTGCACCGGGTCCTCGCCGTCACCGGACTGGAGGTCGAACTCTCCGCGTCCCCGCACGCCCTGGCCGCCCGGCGCCGCGAGACCCTGTCGAACTTCCTGGACGTCGCCGCGTCGTTCGCGGCCGGCGACGGAGAGGCGAGTCTGCTGGCTTTCCTCGGCTTCCTGCGCACCGCCGCGCAGTACGAGAAGGGACTGGACAACGCCCTGCCGGGCGGTGAGAACACCGTCAAGGTGCTCACCGCGCACAAGTCCAAGGGCCTGGAGTGGGACGTCGTCGCCGTGCCCGGCCTGGTCAACGGCACCTTCCCCAGCAGCCAGGGCCGAGAGAAGTGGACCGCCCAGGGCAAGGTCCTGCCGCACACCCTGCGCGGCGACGCCGACACCCTGCCCGACATCGAGGCCTGGGACGCCCGCGGGATCAAGGCCTTCCAGGAGGCCATGAAGGAGCACCAGCACACCGAGGAACTGCGTCTGGGCTACGTGACGTTCACCCGCCCCCGTTCGCTCCTGCTCGGATCCGGCCACTGGTGGGGCCCGTCCCAGAAGCGCCCCCGCGGCCCGTCCGACTTCCTGCACGCCCTCTACGACCACTGCGCGGCCGGACACGGCGAGATCGAGGCCTGGGCGGACGAACCCGCGGAGGACGAGGAGAACCCCGCCCTGCACGAGGGGTCCGCCGACCACGCCTGGCCGCTCCCGCTGGACGACGCGGCCCTCACCAGGCGCCGTGCGGCGGCGGAGACCGTGCTCGCCCACCTGGAGCGCGTCGCGTCCCACGGCGACGCGCACCCCGCCACCTCCGGGCACCGTCCGACGGCCACCCACGACCCTGCCTCCCACGACGATCCGGAATGGCCGCCACCGTCCGAGGACGACGAGGAGACCGATCCGTTCGCCTACGAGGAGGACGACCTCCCCGAGGACGACTCCACCCGTGACGGCCTTCCCGAGGGGCCCTTCCCCGAGAGCGACGACTCCGACTGGGACTCCTGGACGACGGAACGCCCCGGCGACCGCCCGGCCGGGCACGGAACAGGCCGCCCGACCGTCCCGCACCAGGGCCACGCCCCCGCCGTGGACGCCCGCCGGCACCCCGAGGAGCCCGGAGCCGAACACCTCACGCCCGAGGAGGCCCGCACCCTCGCCTCCTGGGACCGCGACCTGGACGCGCTCACCGGGGAACTCCTGCGTGCCCGCGCGAGCGTCACCGACGTACCGCTGCCCGCCTCGCTCACCGCCTCCCAGCTGCTGCGCCTCGCCTCCGACCCGGACGCCTTCGCGCAGGAGCTCGCCCGCCCCATGCCGCGCCCCCCGCAGCCCGCCGCACGCCGGGGCACACGCTTCCACGCCTGGGTGGAGTCCCGCTTCGAAGCGCTGCGGCTGCCGATGCTGGAGCCCGACGAGCTGCCCGGCAGCGATGCCGAGATCGCCGACGAGCGCGATCTGGAAGCCCTGAAGGACGCCTTCGAACGCACCCCCTACGCCCATCGCACGCCCTACCGCGTCGAGGCACCCTTCCAGCTCGCCATCGCCGGGCGCGTGGTGCGCGGACGCATCGACGCCGTCTACAAGGACGGCGACGGCGACGGGACGACGTACGAGATCGTCGACTGGAAGACCAGCCGCGAGCGGACCGCGGACCCGCTCCAGCTCGCCGTGTACCGCCTCGCCTGGGCCGAGCGGCAGGGCGTGCCCCTGGAAGCCGTCACAGCCGCGTTCGTGTACGTCCGCGGCGGCGAGGTCGTCCGCCCCGGCCGCCTCCTGGACCGTGCGGCACTGGAGCGGCTGCTCACCGAGGACCCCGCGGCCCTCTCGGACGGGGCCCCCGGAGAACCGCCGGACGAACACGCCTCCGTGGGCAGCTAG
- a CDS encoding ATP-dependent helicase → MSSTSSTRHPAHPQVRQGTRGAYRLVRTAPVRVDPPRLDAGQRAVVEHGGGPLLVLAGPGTGKTTTLVESVAARIARGGDPARILVLTFSRKAAVELRDRMALRIGAARAPQATTFHSFCYALVRAHQDTDLFVEPLRLLSGPEQDVAVRGLLAGQPDLERLGLASVRWPDELRACLTTRGFADEVRAVLARSRELGLGPDALEAFARRIGRPDWSAAAAFLAEYLDVLDMQGVLDYAELVHRAVLLARRTDVAGRLAAQYDAVYVDEYQDTDPAQVRLLHALAGGGRRTLVAFGDPDQSIYAFRGADVNGILDFPDAFPRANGRPAPVEVLRTSRRSGATLLASTRLLTQRMPLTRLPSEKVRAHRELSPVRDGGGAEVYTYPTAGTELDNIADILRRAHLEDGVPWGDMAVLVRAGSRSIPTVRRALTVAGVPLDIDGDDLPLRHEPAVAPLLTALRAVARAESNAESNTDTERRTGEGAGGSEEAGDSEDAGDVSAPVEGAGEVLGDSARVEGTDGATDETAETRGSEGADDSADGADGAGGGQVVAAWLGTETALTLLASPLASMDAADLRRLGRALREEERAAGNLVPPPSDELLARALAEPERLVAHDPAYARGAQRLGALLRKARERLAGGGSAEEALWDLWQGTPWPQRLERAARRGGAAGRNADRDLDAVCALFATAARAEERTGGRGALNFLEEIDAEDIAADTLTRRALRPDAVRLMTAHRSKGLEWRLVVVAGVQEGLWPDLRRRGSLLEADRIGRDGLAEPLTPGALLAEERRLFYVAATRARERLVVTAVKAPADDGDQPSRFLTELGVEPKDVTGRPRRPLSVAALVAELRATTVDPRASDRMRQAAAHRLARLAALADEDGRPLVPSAHPYRWWGVYEPTESKVPLRDRDQPVVLSGSALDQLANTCALQWFLGREVKADAPATAAQGFGNVVHVLADEVASGRTPADLAVLMERLDSVWNALAFDAPWKSAQEKEHARVALERFLKWHVMDRTGRTPVASEHDFDVTLEAGSYEVRIRGSMDRVEADTDGRAYVVDFKTGKQAPSAAEVTHHPQLAVYQLAVREGAVDDVFDGERPDPGGAELVQLRQGAAKKNGGETLPKVQAQEPLEGEWVGDLLANAAGKVLDERFSPTTGQHCTHCAFRASCSARPEGRQVVE, encoded by the coding sequence GTGAGCTCCACTTCTTCCACCAGGCACCCGGCGCACCCCCAGGTGCGCCAGGGGACCCGCGGCGCGTACCGACTGGTGCGCACCGCCCCGGTCCGGGTGGATCCCCCTCGTCTTGACGCAGGGCAGCGCGCGGTGGTTGAGCACGGCGGCGGACCACTCCTCGTGCTCGCGGGTCCCGGTACGGGCAAGACGACCACGCTGGTGGAGTCCGTCGCCGCGCGGATCGCCCGGGGCGGCGATCCGGCCCGCATCCTGGTGCTCACGTTCAGCCGGAAGGCGGCCGTCGAGCTGCGCGACCGCATGGCCCTGCGCATAGGCGCAGCCCGCGCCCCCCAGGCCACCACCTTCCACTCCTTCTGCTACGCCCTGGTCCGCGCCCACCAGGACACCGACCTCTTCGTGGAGCCGCTGCGGCTGCTGTCCGGCCCCGAGCAGGACGTGGCGGTGCGCGGACTGCTCGCGGGCCAGCCCGACCTGGAGCGGCTCGGCCTCGCCTCCGTGCGCTGGCCGGACGAGCTGCGCGCCTGCCTGACCACGCGTGGCTTCGCCGACGAGGTCCGCGCGGTCCTCGCCCGCAGTCGTGAACTCGGCCTCGGCCCCGACGCCCTGGAGGCCTTCGCCCGGCGCATCGGCCGCCCGGACTGGAGCGCGGCGGCGGCCTTCCTCGCCGAGTACCTCGACGTGCTCGACATGCAGGGCGTGCTCGACTACGCGGAACTGGTGCACCGCGCGGTGCTCCTCGCCCGGCGCACCGACGTCGCCGGGCGGCTCGCCGCGCAGTACGACGCCGTCTACGTGGACGAGTACCAGGACACCGACCCCGCGCAGGTACGGCTGCTGCACGCCCTGGCCGGCGGTGGCCGCCGCACCCTCGTCGCCTTCGGGGACCCGGATCAGTCGATCTACGCGTTCCGGGGCGCCGACGTGAACGGCATCCTGGACTTCCCCGACGCCTTCCCCCGTGCGAACGGCCGCCCGGCACCGGTCGAGGTCCTCCGGACGTCCCGCCGCTCGGGCGCCACCCTGCTCGCTTCGACCCGTCTGCTCACCCAGCGCATGCCACTCACCCGCCTGCCGTCCGAGAAGGTACGTGCCCACCGCGAGCTGTCCCCGGTGCGGGACGGGGGCGGCGCCGAGGTGTACACGTACCCGACGGCCGGTACGGAACTCGACAACATCGCGGACATCCTGCGCCGCGCCCACCTGGAGGACGGCGTCCCCTGGGGCGACATGGCGGTCCTGGTGCGCGCGGGCTCCCGCTCGATCCCCACGGTCCGGCGGGCGCTCACCGTCGCGGGCGTCCCCCTCGACATCGACGGCGACGACCTGCCTCTGCGGCACGAACCGGCGGTGGCGCCGTTGCTGACGGCTCTGCGGGCGGTGGCCCGGGCGGAGTCGAACGCGGAGTCGAATACGGACACGGAGCGGAGGACCGGCGAAGGCGCGGGTGGTTCCGAGGAGGCCGGTGACTCCGAGGACGCCGGGGACGTCTCCGCGCCCGTGGAGGGCGCCGGGGAGGTTCTCGGGGACTCCGCGCGCGTGGAGGGCACTGACGGGGCCACCGACGAGACAGCCGAGACGAGGGGCTCCGAGGGCGCGGATGATTCGGCCGACGGTGCCGACGGTGCGGGCGGTGGGCAGGTCGTCGCGGCCTGGCTCGGCACCGAGACCGCGCTCACCCTCCTCGCCTCACCGCTCGCCAGCATGGACGCGGCGGATCTGCGCCGCCTGGGGCGTGCGCTGCGCGAGGAGGAGCGCGCCGCCGGGAACCTCGTACCGCCGCCGTCCGACGAACTGCTGGCCCGCGCGCTGGCCGAGCCGGAGCGGCTCGTCGCGCACGATCCGGCGTACGCCCGAGGGGCCCAGCGCCTCGGCGCGCTGCTCCGTAAAGCCCGTGAGCGTCTCGCGGGCGGCGGGAGCGCCGAGGAGGCCCTCTGGGACCTCTGGCAGGGCACGCCGTGGCCCCAGCGCCTGGAGCGGGCCGCCCGCCGCGGCGGTGCGGCCGGGCGCAACGCCGACCGGGACCTCGACGCGGTGTGCGCGCTGTTCGCCACGGCCGCGCGCGCGGAGGAGCGGACCGGAGGCCGGGGGGCCCTGAACTTCCTGGAGGAGATCGACGCCGAGGACATCGCGGCCGACACGCTGACCCGGCGGGCGCTCCGACCCGATGCCGTACGCCTCATGACGGCACACCGCTCCAAGGGACTGGAGTGGCGGCTCGTCGTCGTCGCGGGTGTCCAGGAGGGCCTGTGGCCGGACCTGCGCCGGCGTGGCTCCCTGCTGGAGGCCGACCGCATCGGGCGGGACGGCCTCGCGGAACCTCTCACCCCCGGTGCCCTCCTCGCAGAGGAGCGCAGGCTCTTCTACGTGGCGGCCACCCGCGCGCGTGAACGCCTCGTCGTGACCGCGGTGAAGGCACCGGCCGACGACGGCGACCAGCCGTCCCGCTTCCTCACCGAACTCGGCGTGGAGCCCAAGGACGTGACCGGCCGCCCGCGCCGCCCCCTGTCCGTCGCCGCGCTCGTCGCGGAACTGCGCGCCACGACGGTCGACCCGCGCGCCTCGGACCGCATGAGGCAGGCGGCGGCCCACCGCCTCGCCCGGCTCGCCGCCCTCGCCGACGAGGACGGCCGGCCGCTCGTCCCCTCCGCGCACCCCTACCGCTGGTGGGGCGTGTACGAGCCGACCGAGAGCAAGGTCCCGCTGCGCGACCGCGACCAGCCCGTCGTGCTGTCCGGCAGCGCCCTCGACCAACTCGCCAACACCTGTGCCCTGCAGTGGTTCCTCGGGCGCGAGGTGAAGGCCGACGCGCCCGCCACCGCCGCCCAGGGCTTCGGCAACGTGGTGCACGTCCTCGCCGACGAGGTCGCCTCCGGACGCACCCCCGCCGACCTTGCCGTGCTCATGGAGCGCCTCGACTCCGTGTGGAACGCGCTCGCCTTCGACGCGCCCTGGAAGTCGGCGCAGGAGAAGGAGCACGCCCGCGTGGCGCTCGAACGCTTCCTGAAGTGGCACGTCATGGACCGCACCGGGCGCACGCCGGTGGCCAGCGAGCACGACTTCGACGTGACCCTCGAAGCGGGCTCCTACGAAGTACGCATCCGCGGCTCCATGGACCGGGTCGAGGCGGACACCGACGGCCGCGCCTACGTGGTCGACTTCAAGACCGGCAAACAGGCGCCCAGCGCCGCCGAGGTGACCCACCACCCGCAGCTCGCCGTGTACCAGCTCGCCGTCCGCGAAGGCGCCGTCGACGACGTCTTCGACGGCGAACGCCCCGACCCGGGCGGCGCCGAACTCGTCCAGCTGCGCCAGGGTGCCGCCAAGAAGAACGGCGGCGAGACCCTTCCCAAGGTGCAGGCGCAGGAGCCGCTGGAGGGCGAGTGGGTCGGCGACCTCCTGGCGAACGCCGCGGGCAAGGTCCTCGACGAACGGTTCTCGCCCACGACCGGACAACACTGCACACACTGCGCGTTCCGGGCGTCGTGCAGTGCCCGGCCGGAGGGACGGCAGGTCGTCGAATGA
- a CDS encoding MGMT family protein → MSEESLPADALPEYAERVLEVAELIPPGRVMTYGDIAEWLEEGGPRQVGRVMALYGGAVPWWRVTRSDGTLLPGHELDAMAHYRSEGTPLKEASRSAEGHLPRVDMRRARWDGGERAEGHT, encoded by the coding sequence ATGAGCGAGGAGAGTCTTCCGGCGGACGCCCTGCCGGAGTACGCGGAGCGGGTCCTTGAGGTCGCCGAGCTGATCCCGCCCGGGCGCGTCATGACGTACGGCGACATCGCCGAGTGGCTGGAGGAGGGGGGCCCGCGACAGGTGGGCCGGGTGATGGCCCTCTACGGCGGAGCGGTGCCGTGGTGGCGGGTCACCCGCTCCGACGGGACCCTGCTGCCCGGCCATGAACTGGACGCGATGGCCCACTACCGCTCGGAAGGCACGCCCCTGAAGGAGGCGAGCCGGTCCGCCGAGGGTCATCTGCCACGCGTCGACATGAGACGGGCGCGGTGGGACGGCGGCGAGCGGGCGGAAGGTCACACCTGA
- a CDS encoding lysylphosphatidylglycerol synthase domain-containing protein, whose translation MRQQGVHPEDAEGTSDASSRPDTGGGEKNKRDEKGTAGSTEESGSGTSEAGDAEAEAQEVSSEVEDTASHPSGPEKRQAGQDCDDEAHPDEVEGDEPLLPARVHRPSDLMRLLVGVLAIAVLLAIAAFAHGTTSGLEQDINKGTGQAPDLLIKIAGLASSIAILLVPVAFAIERLIKRDGLRIADGVLAAVLAHGVTLATDLWVAKGSPGSIQEALTQPSPGDIHALTDPVHGYLAPVIAYMTAVGMSRRPRWRAVLWVVLLLDAFSMLVTGYTTPFSIILTVLIGWTVAYGTLYAVGSPNVRPTGRTLMAGLRHVGFHPVSAAREETPETTENGDRGRRYFVALEDGPPLDVTVVDREQQAQAFFYRAWRRLTLRGITTRRSLQSLRQALEQEALLAYAAIAAGANAPKLIATSELGPDAVMLVYEHTGGRTLDSLPDEQVTDDLLRDTWHQVQALQSRRIAHRRLAGDAILVDRSGKVILTDLRGGEIAAGDLLLRMDVAQLVTTVGLRVGAERAVASAVGVLGPDAVADCLPMLQPIALTRSTRATLRKLARERSQRERDAVLEASRQAKLARAEETAEAAEAAAPVSEKNAKKAVRAEQRAEKRALDEALDEAREEDLLSQIRHQVLLIRPQAPVEPARLERVRPRTLISFIAGAIGAYFLLTQLTHIEFGTLFDNAEWGWVAAAVLFSALSYFAAAMSLLGFVPERVPFMRTVAAQVAGSFVKIVAPAAVGGVALNTRFLQRAGVRPGLAVASVGASQLFGLGCHILMLLSFGYLTGTEKTPSLSPSRTVIAGLLTVAVLVLVVTSVPFLRKFVSTRVRSLFAGVVPRMLDVLQRPQKLVTGIGGMLLLTACFVMCLDASIRAFGHEEPTTLSLASVAVVFLAGNALGSAAPTPGGVGAVEATLTVGLIAVGLPKEVAAPAVLLYRLLTLWIPVLPGWLFFNHLTRKGAL comes from the coding sequence ATGAGGCAGCAGGGCGTGCACCCCGAAGACGCGGAGGGCACCTCCGATGCCTCGTCACGCCCGGACACCGGCGGCGGCGAGAAGAACAAGCGGGACGAGAAGGGCACGGCCGGCTCGACTGAGGAGTCCGGGTCCGGTACGAGCGAGGCCGGCGACGCCGAGGCCGAGGCCCAAGAAGTCTCTTCCGAGGTCGAGGACACCGCTTCGCACCCCTCGGGACCGGAGAAGCGCCAGGCCGGGCAGGACTGCGACGACGAGGCCCACCCGGACGAGGTCGAGGGCGACGAACCCCTCCTCCCCGCGCGCGTGCACCGCCCCTCGGACCTCATGCGCCTCCTTGTCGGCGTGCTCGCCATCGCGGTGCTGCTCGCCATCGCCGCGTTCGCCCACGGCACCACGTCCGGTCTCGAACAGGACATCAACAAGGGCACCGGACAGGCACCCGACCTGCTGATCAAGATCGCGGGGCTCGCGTCGAGCATCGCGATCCTGCTGGTGCCCGTCGCGTTCGCGATCGAACGGCTGATCAAGCGGGACGGACTGCGCATCGCCGACGGCGTGCTCGCCGCGGTCCTCGCCCACGGGGTGACCCTCGCCACGGACCTCTGGGTCGCGAAGGGCTCTCCGGGTTCCATCCAGGAGGCGCTCACCCAGCCCTCTCCCGGTGACATCCACGCCCTCACCGACCCGGTCCACGGCTATCTCGCGCCGGTCATCGCCTATATGACGGCCGTCGGGATGTCCCGCCGACCACGATGGCGCGCGGTGCTCTGGGTGGTGCTCCTGCTCGACGCCTTCTCCATGCTGGTGACCGGCTACACGACGCCGTTCTCGATCATCCTGACGGTCCTCATCGGCTGGACGGTCGCCTACGGAACGCTGTACGCGGTCGGCTCTCCGAACGTGCGGCCCACCGGACGGACCCTCATGGCGGGCCTGCGGCACGTCGGATTCCACCCGGTCAGCGCGGCCCGTGAGGAGACGCCGGAGACCACCGAGAACGGCGACCGTGGCCGGCGGTACTTCGTCGCCCTGGAGGACGGCCCGCCCCTGGACGTCACGGTCGTCGACCGTGAGCAGCAGGCGCAGGCCTTCTTCTACCGCGCCTGGCGCCGGCTGACGCTGCGCGGCATCACCACGCGCCGCAGCCTCCAGTCACTGCGCCAGGCGCTGGAACAGGAGGCTCTCCTCGCGTACGCGGCCATCGCCGCGGGGGCCAACGCGCCCAAGCTGATCGCCACCTCCGAACTGGGCCCCGACGCCGTGATGCTCGTCTACGAGCACACCGGTGGCCGCACCCTCGACTCCCTGCCCGACGAGCAGGTCACGGACGATCTGCTGCGCGACACCTGGCACCAGGTGCAGGCGCTTCAGTCCCGCCGCATCGCGCACCGCAGGCTCGCCGGCGACGCGATTCTGGTGGATCGTTCCGGCAAGGTGATCCTCACCGACCTGCGCGGCGGTGAGATCGCGGCCGGCGACCTCCTGCTGCGGATGGACGTCGCCCAGCTGGTGACCACCGTGGGACTGCGCGTGGGCGCCGAGCGCGCGGTCGCGTCGGCGGTCGGCGTACTCGGCCCGGACGCGGTCGCGGACTGCCTGCCGATGCTCCAGCCGATCGCGCTGACCCGCAGCACGCGCGCGACCCTGCGGAAACTGGCCAGGGAACGCTCGCAGCGCGAGCGGGACGCGGTCCTGGAGGCCTCCCGGCAGGCCAAGCTCGCCCGCGCCGAGGAAACGGCGGAGGCGGCGGAGGCGGCGGCACCCGTCTCGGAGAAGAACGCCAAGAAGGCCGTCCGTGCGGAACAGCGCGCCGAGAAGCGGGCCCTGGACGAAGCGCTGGACGAGGCGCGCGAGGAGGACCTGCTCAGCCAGATCCGCCACCAGGTGCTGCTGATCAGACCGCAGGCACCCGTCGAACCCGCCCGCCTGGAGCGGGTCCGGCCGCGCACTTTGATCAGTTTCATCGCCGGGGCCATCGGCGCGTACTTCCTCCTGACCCAGCTCACCCACATCGAGTTCGGGACGCTCTTCGACAACGCCGAGTGGGGCTGGGTCGCGGCGGCCGTGCTGTTCTCCGCACTGAGCTACTTCGCGGCGGCGATGAGCCTGCTCGGCTTCGTACCCGAGCGCGTGCCCTTCATGCGGACCGTGGCGGCTCAGGTCGCCGGCTCGTTCGTCAAGATCGTCGCCCCCGCGGCGGTCGGCGGTGTGGCCCTGAACACACGCTTCCTGCAGCGTGCCGGCGTCCGGCCCGGGCTCGCCGTCGCGAGCGTCGGCGCCTCACAGCTGTTCGGGCTCGGCTGCCACATCCTGATGCTGCTGTCCTTCGGCTATCTGACCGGCACGGAGAAGACGCCGTCCCTGTCGCCGTCCCGCACGGTCATCGCGGGTCTGCTGACGGTCGCCGTGCTCGTCCTCGTGGTGACGTCGGTCCCGTTCCTCCGCAAGTTCGTCTCCACGCGCGTGCGGTCGCTCTTCGCGGGTGTCGTCCCGCGCATGCTCGACGTGCTCCAGCGTCCGCAGAAACTCGTCACCGGCATCGGCGGCATGCTGCTGCTGACGGCCTGCTTCGTGATGTGCCTGGACGCGTCGATCCGCGCCTTCGGTCACGAGGAGCCGACCACGCTCAGCCTCGCCAGCGTCGCCGTCGTCTTCCTCGCCGGCAACGCGCTGGGTTCCGCGGCACCGACCCCCGGCGGCGTCGGCGCGGTCGAGGCGACCCTGACGGTCGGTCTGATCGCCGTCGGCCTCCCCAAGGAGGTCGCGGCCCCCGCGGTGCTCCTGTACCGGCTGCTCACGCTGTGGATCCCGGTGCTGCCCGGCTGGCTGTTCTTCAACCACCTGACGCGCAAGGGCGCGCTCTAG